tcacgtggcagaacatctacaaggtccgttttgtcgtggaggacaaatccaacaacacccgctacgcagagtacgacatcttcagtgtcgaggatgagcccagcgggtaccctctgaggctgggcaggtactctggggacggcgaggactatctcaccacctaccactccggcctggggtgcatacacgacaacatgaagttcagcacaactgacaaggatcaggaccaggccagtgggaattgcgcaagtagctatggaggctggtggtacgacaagtgtcagaacgtcctgctcaatgggaaaggctacatctattgggcagggttctgtaagagtggggagggcaagtcttccctcatcctggttaagccaacagacgtgtgctgggtccggcaggaggagcccatcctccttgggagccagCGTCGCtaagaaggggagacaatattagatcagacacggcgcgccatcccccacctaatcagtgcagtccctgcaatgcctccactctgctcacccccttccctgttggcttctgcatggtaaatcccctggaataaatgctgagagctgACCCAGCCGGTGCATTTGAATGACAcgaagagtgtgattggtgtgtataactggacccccgcttccactctgcctcgctggaagccatgtcactcactacgactttagacccacattaacctctgcttctcccagccctgccactgccccttggcattagtgatcaatgaatcatgacactggatttctagcaactgtaattgagcatttaaatgggaagatgactcaaagccaggactttacatcttaACCCTtcatgtattagcagtggtgagtttgggttcaaaaacctggcctctgtctttttaataaatatggttattacatgagaaaacattgcaacagtaattagttgctgatgaaccactgagattagatagacgtgcaacgaaaccgcacaataaagatattggtgtccctcttcaacccaaggggctagtcaaagtttggggccctggggatgttccagtggggagcagaaattggcaatggagtctgggggctagtttctgggcacacgccatcatggcttgttctacatgagacccccttacctgttgcttccagctgtcttaaatgaagagtgcatcctcacagctgtgtcaatcAGATTTTAACCCCACCCATCACAAGGTATAATCCAActcctagcagtgtatttatctgtcag
This region of Chrysemys picta bellii isolate R12L10 chromosome 9, ASM1138683v2, whole genome shotgun sequence genomic DNA includes:
- the LOC135973582 gene encoding fibrinogen-like protein 1-like protein isoform X1 codes for the protein MGFQSSSLLLLSALSMMVLLCVAPVQGNGALAHQKVERGFPKDCSNIPRDSPSGVHVIQPAGSPPRVVWCDMDTEGKGWTVVQRNSYNTEITWKESWSTYKYGFGNVQQDYWLGNEYLSLLTWQNIYKVRFVVEDKSNNTRYAEYDIFSVEDEPSGYPLRLGRYSGDGEDYLTTYHSGLGCIHDNMKFSTTDKDQDQASGNCASSYGGWWYDKCQNVLLNGKGYIYWAGFCKSGEGKSSLILVKPTDVCWVRQEEPILLGSQRR
- the LOC135973582 gene encoding fibrinogen-like protein 1-like protein isoform X2; the encoded protein is MGFPKDCSNIPRDSPSGVHVIQPAGSPPRVVWCDMDTEGKGWTVVQRNSYNTEITWKESWSTYKYGFGNVQQDYWLGNEYLSLLTWQNIYKVRFVVEDKSNNTRYAEYDIFSVEDEPSGYPLRLGRYSGDGEDYLTTYHSGLGCIHDNMKFSTTDKDQDQASGNCASSYGGWWYDKCQNVLLNGKGYIYWAGFCKSGEGKSSLILVKPTDVCWVRQEEPILLGSQRR